In one Solanum lycopersicum chromosome 11, SLM_r2.1 genomic region, the following are encoded:
- the ABCG50 gene encoding pleiotropic drug resistance protein 2, with the protein MASSMRENELVRSMSKKPSFSSASRRGSWASASLREAFGAPGGDVFVKSGRQDDEDELKWAAIERLPTYDRMRKGILKQVLDNGRIVHEQVDVAHMGMHEKKQLMENILNGIDEDNERFLLRLKDRIERVGIDIPKIEIRFEHLSIEGDAYVGSRALPTLWNSTINSLEGLLGLVRLSPSKKKSVKILDDISGIVKPSKMTLLLGPPASGKTTLLKALAGKLEQDLRVKGKVTHCGHELKEFIPQRTCAYICQHDLHHGEMTVRETLDFSGRCFGVGARYELLAELSRREKESGIKPDPEVDAFMKAISVAGQKTNLVTDSVLKILGLDICSDTMVGDEMRRGISGGQKKRVTTGEMLVGPAKVFLMDEISTGLDSSTTFQIVKYMRQMVHIMNVTMIISLLQPAPETFDLFDEIILLSEGQVVYQGPRENVLEFFESVGFKCPERKGVADFLQEVTSKKDQEQYWSKKNVPYQFVSVRDFVEHFKSFHLGLKLFGEVQVPYDRSRTHPAALVKAKYGISNKELFKACLSREWLLMKRNSFVYIFKTVQITIMAIFTFTVFFRTKMKHGEAEDGGKFYGALFFSLLNVMFNGMAELAMTIFRLPVFFKQRDALFYPAWAFALPIWLLRIPISLMESGIWILLTYYTVGFAPAADRFFRQYLAYVGIHQMALGLFRFIAALGRTQVVANTLGTFTLLSVFVLGGFIIAKDDLQPWMKWAYYLSPMSYGQNAIVLVEFLDKRWNKPNEDPSFQGKTVGIELLKARGMFTEDIWYWICVIALFSFSLFFNLCFVAALTYLKPLGDTKSIMVNEEDSQNKEKKMKVTPHEGSGKNTSEDINSNSAASATNKKGMVLPFQPLSLSFEHVNYYVDMPAEMRSQGIEETRLQLLREVSGAFRPGVLTALMGVSGAGKTTLMDVLAGRKTGGYIEGSICVSGYPKIQETFARVSGYCEQNDIHSPHVTVYESLLYSAWLRLPSDVNNETRMMFVEEVMELVELTLLRNSLVGLPGVDGLSTEQRKRLTIAVELVANPSIIFMDEPTSGLDARAAAIVMRAVRNTVDTGRTVVCTIHQPSIDIFESFDELFLLKRGGQVIYAGPLGRNSQHLIEYFESVPGVNKIKDGYNPATWMLEVSAASVETQFSINFAEIYTNSDLYRRNEELNKELSTPAPGSKDLYFPTKYSQPLLTQFKACLWKQHWSYWRNPQYNVIRFFMTTVIGIIFGVIFWDKGGKFEKQQDLSNLMGAMYAAVLFLGGTNTSAVQSVVAIERTVFYRERAAGMFSALPYAFAQVTVETIYVGIQTFLYSLILYSMIGFEWQADKFFWFYYYVFMCFVYFTLYGMMLVALTPNYQIAAIVMSFFLSFWNLFSGFLIPRMQIPIWWRWYYWGSPVAWTIYGLITSQLGDKTELVHIPSHDGTPTYIQLKDYLKQYLDYDYDFLGAVAAAHLAWVLLFFFVFVYAIRVLNFQKR; encoded by the exons ATGGCTTCATCAATGAGGGAAAATGAGCTGGTGAGGTCTATGAGCAAAAAGCCGAGCTTTTCGTCAGCTAGCAGGAGGGGATCTTGGGCTTCAGCAAGCCTTCGCGAGGCATTTGGTGCACCAGGAGGGGATGTTTTCGTGAAAAGCGGAAGGCAAGATGATGAAGATGAGCTGAAATGGGCTGCAATCGAGAGGCTTCCTACTTATGACAGAATGAGGAAGGGAATCTTGAAGCAAGTCTTGGACAATGGGAGAATTGTTCATGAGCAAGTTGATGTAGCTCATATGGGAATGCACGAAAAGAAGCAACTTATGGAAAATATACTAAATGGTATTGATGAAGATAATGAGAGGTTCCTTCTCAGGCTTAAAGATCGTATCGAaag GGTTGGAATCGATATTCCAAAAATCGAAATCAGGTTTGAGCACTTGTCGATTGAAGGAGATGCGTATGTTGGCAGCAGAGCGCTTCCAACACTGTGGAATTCAACAATCAACTCATTAGAG GGACTTCTTGGGCTTGTTAGGCTTTCGCCGTCTAAGaagaaatctgtcaaaataCTGGATGACATTTCTGGAATTGTAAAACCATCTAA GATGACACTGCTTCTTGGACCTCCAGCCTCCGGAAAAACTACGTTGTTGAAGGCACTTGCAGGAAAGCTGGAGCAAGATCTTAGG GTAAAGGGGAAGGTCACCCACTGTGGTCATGAACTCAAAGAGTTCATTCCTCAGAGAACTTGTGCTTATATCTGCCAGCATGATCTTCATCATGGTGAGATGACAGTAAGAGAGACCTTGGATTTCTCGGGGCGTTGCTTTGGAGTTGGTGCCAGATATGAACTTCTAGCTGAGCTCTCGAGACGAGAAAAAGAATCAGGAATTAAACCAGACCCTGAGGTAGATGCATTCATGAAAGCGATATCAGTGGCTGGGCAAAAGACCAATTTGGTCACTGACTCTGTTCTTAAG ATACTTGGACTGGATATTTGTTCTGATACAATGGTGGGTGATGAAATGAGAAGGGGTATTTCTGGTGGACAAAAGAAGCGTGTAACGACAG GAGAAATGTTGGTTGGACCTGCAaaagttttcttgatggatGAAATCTCGACTGGCCTTGACAGTTCAACAACATTTCAAATAGTCAAATATATGAGACAGATGGTTCATATCATGAATGTGACCATGATTATCTCCCTACTTCAGCCAGCCCCAGAAACCTTTGATCTATTTGATGAGATTATCTTGCTTTCAGAAGGGCAGGTTGTCTACCAAGGTCCACGTGAAAACGTTCTTGAGTTCTTCGAGAGTGTTGGATTTAAATGTCCTGAAAGGAAAGGAGTTGCAGATTTTCTTCAGGAGGTTACTTCCAAGAAAGATCAAGAGCAATACTGGTCCAAGAAGAACGTTCCGTATCAatttgtgtcagtacgtgacttTGTTGAGCACTTCAAATCCTTTCATCTCGGGCTAAAGCTTTTCGGTGAAGTTCAAGTTCCTTATGACAGAAGTAGAACCCACCCTGCAGCATTGGTGAAAGCAAAGTATGGTATCTCTAACAAAGAACTCTTTAAGGCATGCTTATCAAGGGAGTGGTTGTTGATGAAACGCAACTCCTTCGTCTACATTTTCAAGACTGTTCAGATCACCATCATGGCTATCTTTACATTCACTGTATTCTTTAGAACGAAAATGAAGCACGGTGAAGCAGAAGATGGAGGAAAATTTTATGGTGCACTGTTTTTCAGCCTTCTCAATGTGATGTTCAATGGCATGGCTGAGCTTGCAATGACTATTTTCAGACTACCAGTCTTCTTTAAACAACGAGATGCTTTGTTCTATCCAGCATGGGCTTTTGCTCTTCCAATTTGGCTCCTTAGGATCCCCATCTCACTGATGGAATCAGGAATATGGATCCTCCTCACATACTACACTGTTGGATTTGCACCTGCAGCTGACAG GTTTTTCCGGCAGTATTTGGCCTATGTGGGAATTCACCAGATGGCGTTGGGACTCTTTCGTTTCATTGCAGCCCTTGGAAGAACACAAGTAGTGGCCAACACTCTTGGTACCTTCACATTGTTGTCAGTTTTTGTCCTTGGTGGATTTATCATTGCCAAAG ATGATCTCCAACCTTGGATGAAATGGGCCTATTACCTTTCCCCCATGTCATACGGACAGAATGCAATAGTTCTTGTTGAGTTTCTTGATAAAAGATGGAATAAG CCCAATGAGGATCCAAGCtttcaagggaaaacagttggAATAGAGCTTCTTAAAGCCAGAGGGATGTTCACAGAGGACATTTGGTACTGGATTTGTGTTATTGCACTGTTCTCGTTCTCATTGTTTTTCAACCTCTGCTTCGTTGCAGCACTCACATACCTAAAAC CTCTTGGAGATACTAAATCTATTATGGTGAATGAAGAAGACAGTCAAAACAAGGAAAAGAAGATGAAAGTAACGCCGCATGAAGGTTCAGGAAAGAACACTTCAGAAGATATAAATTCAAACAGTGCAGCCAGTGCAACCAACAAAAAGGGCATGGTGCTGCCCTTCCAGCCTTTGTCcctttcatttgagcatgtgaATTACTATGTTGATATGCCTGCT GAAATGAGAAGTCAAGGAATTGAAGAAACGCGACTCCAGCTTCTACGAGAAGTAAGTGGTGCTTTTAGACCAGGTGTACTAACAGCATTAATGGGTGTGAGTGGTGCTGGAAAGACTACTTTGATGGATGTTTTAGCTGGAAGAAAAACCGGTGGATACATTGAAGGGAGTATCTGTGTTTCTGGCTATCCAAAGATTCAAGAGACCTTCGCTCGAGTTAGTGGCTACTGTGAACAAAATGACATTCATTCTCCACATGTCACTGTTTATGAATCTCTTCTATACTCAGCGTGGTTGCGTCTTCCTTCAGATGTCAACAACGAAACTCGAATG ATGTTCGTGGAAGAAGTGATGGAGTTGGTTGAACTTACATTATTAAGAAACTCTCTTGTTGGCCTTCCAGGAGTTGATGGATTATCGACTGAACAAAGAAAGCGGCTTACTATAGCCGTGGAGTTGGTTGCTAATCCTTCCATCATCTTCATGGATGAGCCAACATCCGGTCTGGATGCTCGAGCTGCTGCAATCGTCATGAGAGCTGTAAGGAACACTGTAGATACCGGGAGAACAGTAGTTTGCACAATTCATCAACCAAGTATAGACATATTTGAATCATTCGATGAG TTATTCTTGTTGAAGAGAGGAGGACAAGTCATTTATGCTGGACCCCTCGGTCGCAATTCTCAACACTTGATAGAGTATTTTGAA TCTGTTCCCGGGGTTAACAAGATCAAAGATGGATATAATCCTGCTACTTGGATGCTTGAGGTCAGTGCTGCATCCGTTGAGACTCAGTTCAGTATAAACTTTGCAGAAATCTATACCAACTCTGATCTATATAG GAGAAATGAAGAACTGAATAAGGAGCTAAGTACTCCAGCACCAGGGTCAAAAGACCTGTACTTCCCTACTAAGTACTCTCAGCCTCTATTGACTCAATTCAAGGCATGTTTATGGAAACAACATTGGTCTTACTGGAGGAATCCACAGTACAATGTCATCAGATTTTTCATGACAACGGTCATTGGAATTATATTTGGCGTCATTTTCTGGGACAAAGGAGGAAAATT TGAAAAACAGCAGGACCTTTCAAATCTTATGGGAGCAATGTATGCTGCTGTTCTATTTCTTGGAGGAACAAACACTTCTGCTGTACAATCTGTTGTAGCTATCGAGAGAACAGTGTTCTATCGTGAAAGAGCAGCAGGAATGTTTTCAGCCTTGCCATATGCTTTTGCTCAG GTGACTGTGGAAACAATCTATGTCGGGATCCAAACATTCCTTTACAGCCTAATCCTTTACTCGATGATTGGATTCGAGTGGCAAGCTGACAAGTTCTTCTGGTTCTACTACTACGTGTTCATGTGCTTCGTCTACTTCACACTCTATGGAATGATGCTTGTAGCcctcactccaaattaccagATAGCAGCAATTGTCATGTCTTTCTTCCTCAGCTTCTGGAACCTCTTCTCTGGTTTCCTCATTCCTAGGATG CAAATTCCAATATGGTGGAGGTGGTACTACTGGGGTTCACCAGTTGCATGGACAATATATGGTCTCATCACATCTCAACTGGGAGACAAAACAGAACTTGTTCATATTCCTAGTCATGATGGTACTCCCACCTATATTCAACTGAAGGATTACCTCAAACAATACTTGgattatgattatgactttCTTGGAGCTGTTGCTGCTGCTCATCTTGCTTGGgtgcttctttttttctttgtgtttgtTTATGCCATCAGAGTTCTCAACTTCCAAAAGAGATAA